The Macrococcoides canis genome has a window encoding:
- a CDS encoding extracellular solute-binding protein has protein sequence MKKLIFLIVLILILSACSHPEQKKSDLIVYSPYPERFLNPIIQDFEHATGQRVQVIHDSTRKLIQRIEHTEPSERGHVFLGGSLSELEGSKSIIQGKIHPFIYMPSILVVNKDLIGDIRVTGYKDLRQEKLYHRFSYPNPELTNTGYQHRNALESLYGDQHTKAILSRGIQVNKTAEVIENVISGRSYVGMSYEYTAMDYIDAGYPLKIVYPSDGTIINTDGIVKINGTTHPNRNEFIKYMLSKEVQLHISDTFHVKSARKDVPFKPYKILKPLEEINVIQKGE, from the coding sequence ATGAAGAAATTAATATTCCTAATAGTATTGATACTAATATTATCTGCTTGTAGTCATCCTGAGCAGAAAAAGAGCGATTTAATTGTCTATTCTCCATATCCGGAGCGTTTTCTAAATCCAATTATTCAGGATTTCGAACATGCAACTGGTCAGCGCGTGCAAGTGATTCATGATTCTACGCGCAAATTAATACAACGTATTGAACATACAGAACCATCAGAAAGAGGGCACGTCTTTCTCGGAGGTTCATTGAGTGAGCTCGAGGGGAGTAAGAGTATTATTCAAGGAAAGATACACCCCTTTATTTATATGCCTTCGATTTTAGTTGTGAACAAAGATCTGATTGGTGATATCCGTGTTACGGGCTATAAAGATTTGCGACAGGAAAAGCTCTATCATAGGTTTAGTTATCCCAACCCAGAACTTACGAATACAGGATATCAGCATAGAAATGCATTAGAGTCGCTTTATGGAGATCAACATACTAAAGCAATATTATCGCGTGGTATTCAAGTTAACAAGACTGCGGAAGTAATAGAAAATGTCATATCAGGCAGAAGTTATGTTGGAATGAGTTATGAATATACAGCGATGGATTATATTGATGCTGGATATCCTTTAAAGATTGTATATCCGTCAGATGGCACTATTATCAACACAGATGGAATTGTCAAAATCAATGGTACTACCCATCCAAATCGCAATGAATTTATAAAATATATGCTAAGTAAAGAGGTTCAACTTCATATTTCGGATACATTTCATGTGAAATCAGCACGAAAAGACGTACCATTCAAACCATATAAAATATTGAAACCTCTGGAAGAAATTAATGTCATTCAAAAGGGGGAGTAA
- a CDS encoding sensor histidine kinase: MNQQLYKRKIRRSLILFAILPVFLLTMIGLFAYYAIYIMKTDYELNQVNKEMMGMIENDREHIEKRYRDFTKNIPENTTDIYRALYEQSNYNKQHYIFEFEYEKLYTNNYGNIPVIPIYDKQGVDHNRQYNLTVSIPANVLKDVMHYHDYQYVVTDLYDNVYYSSDNHLIGDKYTYDERKQITAFYKDDQLKLYVYQDLTQTIDRGIILISILLGTFFLLIIITMYSSKSLAHRQTQDIDEIIAHIRQAQVRALTTYQPLTAQSELEIINRYVFELSQLNERLLKSTKESNEALRQSQLKSLENQFQPHFIFNTMQTINYMIDTDKKAAKKMMTKLSSILRYALRVKESEVTFKKEIDYLEDYVFIQNIRFDQAIHYTIDIDESLMNLQTEKLLIQPLLENAIKYGAIENGLNIKVRIKPLRNGDIFIGVFDNGVGMTRERLKEVRNMIKHYELRNLHIGMQNIHQTLRVKYGEHYGMKVYSAYNNGTLITLRVKKGRTYV, translated from the coding sequence ATGAATCAGCAGTTATATAAGCGTAAAATTCGGCGTTCGCTGATTTTGTTTGCGATTTTACCCGTCTTTTTGCTTACAATGATAGGTCTATTTGCTTATTATGCCATATACATTATGAAAACGGATTATGAATTGAATCAGGTGAATAAAGAGATGATGGGTATGATTGAAAACGATCGAGAGCATATCGAAAAGAGATATCGTGATTTTACTAAAAATATTCCGGAAAATACTACTGATATATATCGCGCTTTATATGAACAGAGTAATTATAACAAACAGCACTATATCTTTGAGTTTGAATATGAAAAATTATACACAAACAACTATGGCAATATCCCAGTGATTCCTATTTACGATAAGCAAGGTGTGGATCATAACAGGCAATACAACCTTACCGTAAGTATTCCTGCAAATGTGCTTAAAGATGTAATGCATTATCATGATTACCAGTATGTGGTGACGGACTTGTATGACAACGTATATTACAGTAGTGATAATCACTTAATAGGCGATAAGTATACATATGATGAACGGAAGCAAATTACAGCATTCTATAAAGATGATCAGTTAAAGCTCTATGTATACCAGGATTTAACGCAGACAATTGATAGGGGGATCATTTTAATCAGCATTTTACTTGGAACATTCTTTCTTTTAATTATTATTACAATGTATTCCAGCAAAAGTCTTGCACATCGACAAACACAGGATATTGATGAAATAATTGCACATATAAGACAAGCTCAAGTAAGAGCTTTGACAACATACCAGCCTTTAACTGCGCAGAGTGAACTGGAAATCATCAATCGGTATGTCTTTGAATTGTCTCAGCTAAATGAAAGATTATTAAAATCGACGAAAGAATCTAATGAAGCGTTAAGGCAGTCACAACTTAAATCATTAGAAAATCAATTCCAGCCACACTTTATCTTTAATACAATGCAGACGATTAACTATATGATAGATACGGATAAGAAAGCTGCTAAGAAGATGATGACCAAGCTCTCCTCAATATTACGTTATGCCTTACGTGTTAAAGAATCTGAAGTAACCTTCAAAAAGGAAATTGATTACTTAGAAGATTATGTATTCATACAGAATATTCGGTTTGACCAGGCGATTCATTACACAATTGATATTGATGAATCTCTTATGAATCTGCAGACTGAGAAGTTATTGATTCAGCCACTTTTAGAAAATGCCATTAAATATGGAGCGATTGAGAATGGTTTAAATATTAAAGTGCGTATTAAACCACTTCGTAATGGTGACATATTTATAGGAGTATTTGATAACGGTGTAGGAATGACAAGAGAAAGATTAAAAGAAGTGAGAAACATGATCAAACATTATGAACTTCGAAATCTTCACATCGGTATGCAGAATATACATCAGACGTTACGTGTTAAATATGGAGAACATTATGGTATGAAAGTGTATTCAGCATATAATAATGGAACATTGATAACATTACGTGTGAAAAAGGGGAGGACATATGTATAA
- a CDS encoding response regulator transcription factor, with amino-acid sequence MYKVLIVDDERMIREGLKSSIDWQKLMFSDVFLAKDGIEGQNMILQYEPDLVITDIKMPRMNGIEMMEATRQIDYQKLILSSYDDFEYAKAAIQFKVVDYLLKPIDEDELFVLLQTIVKTFKTKQNTVPEILKPVLITDFNNYYINQAVHFIKDNIQSELDNEVIANELKISTSYLMRTFKQFTGITIKDFINRYRVYRSLELLEKHLKIYEVSEQVGYNEYKAFSYNFHKYMKMTPNQYLKS; translated from the coding sequence ATGTATAAAGTATTGATTGTTGATGATGAACGAATGATACGTGAAGGATTAAAATCATCCATTGACTGGCAGAAACTGATGTTTAGCGATGTGTTTCTTGCAAAGGATGGCATAGAAGGTCAAAATATGATATTACAGTATGAACCAGATCTTGTCATTACAGATATTAAGATGCCACGTATGAATGGAATTGAAATGATGGAAGCGACACGTCAAATTGATTATCAGAAGCTGATTCTATCAAGCTACGATGACTTTGAATATGCTAAAGCAGCGATACAGTTTAAAGTCGTAGATTACTTACTTAAACCAATTGATGAAGATGAACTCTTTGTCTTGCTGCAAACTATCGTAAAAACATTCAAGACAAAACAAAACACAGTCCCTGAAATTTTAAAGCCAGTCTTAATAACAGACTTTAATAATTACTACATTAATCAGGCGGTTCATTTTATTAAGGATAATATACAATCTGAACTTGATAACGAGGTTATCGCGAATGAACTCAAAATTAGTACATCATACTTAATGCGTACTTTTAAACAGTTTACGGGAATAACTATTAAAGATTTTATTAATCGTTATCGTGTATATCGTTCATTGGAGCTGCTTGAAAAACACCTTAAAATCTATGAAGTCTCTGAACAAGTGGGATATAATGAATACAAAGCATTCAGCTATAACTTCCATAAATACATGAAGATGACACCGAATCAATATTTAAAATCATAA
- the uhpT gene encoding hexose-6-phosphate:phosphate antiporter, with amino-acid sequence MSFFDIHKVPNKGIPIPVQRKEWRKQFLKAFFVVFFAYMSMYLIRNNFKAAQPMLKEDLGITTLQLGYIGLAFSITYGLGKSLIGYVIDGRNTKRIISFLLIMSSIIVLIMGFTLSYFGSAVGFLIVLWGLNGVFQSVGGPASYSTISRWAPRTKRGRYLGFWNASHNIGGAIAGGLALWGANMFFHGNVIGMFIFPGIIALIIGIVTLFIGKDDPEELGWNRCEDIFEEPVDEENIASQDMTKWEIFKTYILKNPIIWILCVSNIFVYIVRIGIDNWAPLYVTEHLGFNAGDAVNTIFYFEIGALVASLMWGYISDLLKGRRALVALMCMFLIIFVVMFYKNATSVGMVNASLFGLGALIFGPQLLIGVSLVGFVPKRAISVANGMTGTFGYLFGDSMAKIGLAMIADPESKGLNVFGHVLHGWTDVFIVFYAALILGMILLSIVAVAEERKIRKLESKM; translated from the coding sequence ATGAGTTTTTTCGATATTCATAAAGTCCCAAACAAAGGGATTCCAATCCCAGTTCAAAGAAAGGAATGGCGCAAGCAATTCTTAAAAGCATTCTTCGTTGTGTTCTTTGCATACATGTCTATGTACTTGATACGTAATAACTTTAAAGCAGCACAACCGATGCTAAAAGAAGATCTTGGCATTACCACTTTGCAGCTTGGTTATATTGGACTTGCATTCAGCATTACTTATGGTCTAGGGAAGTCATTAATCGGTTATGTGATCGATGGCAGAAACACAAAACGTATTATTTCATTCTTACTGATTATGTCGTCTATTATCGTACTTATTATGGGCTTTACACTCAGTTACTTTGGTTCAGCGGTTGGTTTCTTAATTGTATTATGGGGTCTAAATGGTGTATTCCAATCTGTTGGTGGCCCAGCAAGTTATTCTACAATTTCCAGATGGGCACCGAGAACAAAGCGTGGCCGTTATTTAGGTTTCTGGAATGCTTCACATAATATTGGTGGTGCAATTGCTGGTGGACTTGCTCTATGGGGCGCGAACATGTTCTTCCACGGTAATGTTATCGGAATGTTCATCTTCCCTGGTATCATCGCTTTAATCATTGGTATCGTTACTCTCTTCATCGGTAAAGATGATCCTGAAGAGTTGGGATGGAATCGTTGTGAAGATATCTTTGAAGAGCCTGTGGATGAAGAGAACATTGCATCTCAAGATATGACAAAATGGGAAATATTTAAGACGTATATTCTTAAAAATCCAATCATATGGATTCTATGTGTTTCAAATATATTCGTATACATTGTGCGTATCGGTATTGATAACTGGGCCCCTTTATATGTGACTGAACATCTAGGATTCAATGCAGGTGATGCGGTGAATACAATATTCTATTTCGAGATTGGCGCTTTAGTGGCAAGCCTGATGTGGGGTTATATCTCAGATCTACTTAAAGGTCGTCGCGCACTTGTAGCTTTAATGTGTATGTTCTTGATCATCTTCGTTGTAATGTTTTACAAGAATGCAACGAGTGTCGGTATGGTGAATGCGTCATTATTCGGTTTAGGTGCATTAATATTTGGTCCTCAGCTGTTGATTGGCGTTTCACTGGTAGGTTTCGTACCAAAACGTGCTATTAGTGTAGCAAATGGTATGACAGGTACATTCGGTTACCTCTTCGGGGATTCAATGGCGAAGATTGGATTAGCGATGATTGCTGACCCTGAAAGTAAAGGATTAAATGTCTTTGGACATGTATTACATGGCTGGACGGATGTATTTATCGTATTCTATGCGGCGCTCATTCTAGGTATGATATTACTGAGTATCGTCGCTGTTGCCGAAGAAAGAAAGATTAGAAAACTAGAAAGTAAGATGTAA
- a CDS encoding BglG family transcription antiterminator yields the protein MELTQRQKEMLKYMISENKTLYTIDELTTIFNLSDKTVRNDIKVLKTFSDDIEGINIYSKRGSGVHVEVDKVNTNRLFNELDKLIYSDSKALLSIQIAERLLKENQEISIKTLVAEFNSNQYEIKACLKTIKAWLERFEIELIVKKGQGIRLIGEEINIRNAIKFVTSLSHGENQRDFLKSFFGIHEYRQVEMIISRYRNRFSEEQRTQFLLHVLIMLNRLLNNKKVEYKLYKDIQIDEIIEEIANRLSEVFVIKIPYAEKYFLNLHLPGQSFKVSEDESISQIVNDFIIAMKNEAMINFQDDIILINGLTTHLKTTFFNLSNNLEINNPLIYEIKTRYPFIYSSVVNSYRNLSDLVKLPESELGYIALHFQAAYERLKINNQKNIIIVCHLGIGISQMLKIKLEQKYSNIKVLGVIGLNDLPLYLENNEIDLIITTVEITECDIDYVKVSPLLDDDDERILNRYFDQGTVSSGRYSTDMIKFMQPFLIFTNNTTSDRYKIIEEIGKKLIGQNLVQHEFIKSVAGREYLSSTCIGSGIAIPHGKSEYVLKSSISVYTLNHPIDWGEESVDLVFLIALKEEDKKYYQNIYRELHTIMQDKLLLRKIKTERSSLKFLKLFKDKKLPE from the coding sequence TTGGAACTTACACAACGTCAAAAAGAAATGTTGAAATACATGATTAGTGAAAATAAAACACTATATACAATAGACGAGTTGACTACAATATTTAACCTTTCTGATAAAACAGTGAGAAACGATATAAAAGTCTTAAAAACCTTCTCAGATGATATTGAAGGCATTAATATTTATTCTAAACGTGGTTCAGGTGTGCATGTAGAGGTTGATAAAGTGAATACAAATCGTCTATTTAACGAACTTGATAAGTTAATATATTCCGATAGTAAAGCGTTATTGTCGATACAAATTGCCGAAAGATTACTAAAAGAGAACCAAGAAATAAGTATAAAAACGTTAGTAGCAGAATTTAACAGCAATCAATATGAAATTAAAGCATGTTTAAAAACTATTAAAGCTTGGCTAGAACGTTTTGAAATTGAACTTATTGTTAAAAAAGGGCAGGGAATAAGACTGATAGGGGAAGAAATAAACATTAGAAATGCTATTAAATTTGTTACTTCATTAAGTCATGGAGAAAATCAGAGAGATTTCTTAAAATCTTTTTTTGGGATTCATGAATATCGACAAGTAGAAATGATAATATCAAGATATAGAAATCGATTTTCCGAAGAGCAACGAACACAGTTTTTGCTCCATGTTCTAATTATGCTTAATCGATTACTCAACAATAAAAAAGTAGAATATAAATTATATAAAGATATTCAGATTGACGAAATAATTGAAGAGATTGCAAATAGACTTTCAGAGGTATTCGTAATTAAAATTCCATATGCTGAAAAATATTTTTTAAATCTTCATCTACCTGGACAGTCATTTAAGGTGTCAGAAGATGAGAGCATCTCGCAGATAGTAAACGATTTTATTATAGCTATGAAAAATGAAGCGATGATTAACTTTCAAGATGATATTATTCTAATTAATGGATTGACAACACATCTAAAAACAACATTTTTCAATCTATCTAATAATTTGGAGATAAACAATCCTTTGATTTATGAAATTAAAACACGTTACCCTTTTATATATTCGAGTGTAGTTAATAGCTATAGAAATCTTTCAGATTTAGTAAAGTTACCCGAGTCTGAATTAGGTTATATTGCACTGCACTTTCAAGCGGCATATGAACGTCTTAAAATAAATAATCAAAAGAATATTATTATTGTTTGTCATCTAGGAATAGGTATTTCACAGATGCTAAAGATAAAACTTGAACAGAAATATTCGAATATTAAAGTTCTTGGAGTAATCGGTTTAAATGACTTACCTTTATATCTAGAAAATAATGAAATAGATTTAATTATTACAACAGTTGAAATTACAGAGTGTGACATAGATTATGTGAAAGTCTCTCCTTTACTAGATGATGACGATGAGAGAATATTGAATCGTTATTTTGATCAAGGTACTGTTTCAAGTGGACGTTATTCAACTGATATGATTAAATTTATGCAACCATTTCTTATATTTACGAATAATACAACTTCAGATCGCTATAAAATTATAGAAGAGATAGGTAAGAAGCTTATCGGTCAAAATCTTGTCCAACATGAATTTATTAAGTCAGTCGCTGGTAGAGAATATTTAAGTTCTACATGTATCGGAAGTGGAATAGCTATACCACATGGAAAATCTGAGTATGTTCTTAAATCCTCTATCTCTGTATATACTTTAAATCATCCTATAGACTGGGGTGAAGAAAGTGTAGATCTAGTTTTCTTAATCGCACTAAAAGAAGAAGATAAAAAATATTATCAAAATATTTATAGAGAGCTGCATACAATTATGCAAGATAAATTGCTGCTAAGAAAGATAAAGACGGAAAGAAGCTCATTGAAGTTCTTGAAGCTCTTTAAAGATAAGAAATTACCGGAATAA
- a CDS encoding PTS fructose transporter subunit IIABC, giving the protein MKLLAITSCPNGIAHTYMAAENLQKAADKMGVEMKVETQGGVGVENLLTEKDIREAVGIIIASDRKIDKSRFNGKKLIDVSVGEGIRNPEKLIQRMQDGDASTYTGGYSNEYKEEKRAQNPIYQHLMNGVSFMVPFIVVGGLLIALALTLGGKTTPEGIVVPEGTFWYQIQQIGGAAFTFMIPILAGYIAYSIADKPGLVPGMIGGLIAANGAYYGSTAGAGFLGGIIAGFLAGYVALWIRKIKVPKPMQPVMPIIFIPVISSIIVGLIFIYLIGAPIAQIFESLNGWLKGMQGSNAVLLALILGAMISFDMGGPVNKVAFLFGSAMIGEGNYTIMGAIAVAICIPPIGLGLATFINKKKFNANEIEMGKASFTMGLFGITEGAIPFAAQDPLRVIPSIMIGSMTGSTIAMLSNVGDKVAHGGPIVAILGAVDNIFMFFVAALVGSLVTAFLTIALKSTKKKEVVTPDGDTIAVTEESEENNKVVTPVVTEEVKENELIEAQNIKVIDAEATQDESMDLLIDQLYNSNVITDKAEFKKGILERESQSSTGIGMNIAIPHAKSQVVKEPKVSVLKVNQGVDWNSLDGTPAKLIFMIAVPSNDAGDTHLKILQKLSRKLMDDDYRNSLLNAKDEMELYNLLKTL; this is encoded by the coding sequence ATGAAATTATTAGCGATTACTTCATGTCCTAATGGTATTGCGCATACTTATATGGCTGCTGAAAACCTACAAAAAGCTGCCGATAAGATGGGCGTAGAAATGAAAGTTGAAACGCAAGGAGGTGTAGGTGTAGAAAATCTACTTACTGAAAAAGATATTCGAGAAGCTGTTGGTATCATCATAGCATCAGACAGAAAAATTGATAAGTCACGCTTCAATGGTAAGAAGTTAATAGATGTAAGTGTTGGTGAAGGGATAAGAAATCCTGAGAAACTTATTCAACGCATGCAAGATGGAGATGCTTCGACGTATACTGGAGGCTATTCAAATGAATATAAAGAAGAAAAAAGAGCACAAAATCCTATTTATCAACATTTAATGAACGGTGTATCATTTATGGTACCATTCATCGTGGTCGGAGGATTGTTAATCGCTTTAGCATTAACGCTAGGAGGTAAAACAACACCAGAAGGCATCGTTGTTCCTGAAGGGACATTTTGGTATCAGATTCAACAAATTGGTGGTGCTGCATTTACTTTTATGATTCCTATATTAGCGGGATACATTGCATATAGTATTGCTGATAAACCTGGTTTAGTACCTGGTATGATTGGTGGTTTAATCGCTGCTAATGGAGCATACTATGGTAGTACTGCAGGAGCAGGGTTTTTAGGTGGTATTATCGCAGGTTTCTTAGCGGGTTATGTTGCATTATGGATTAGGAAGATTAAAGTTCCAAAACCGATGCAGCCAGTAATGCCAATTATCTTTATACCAGTAATCTCTTCTATTATCGTTGGATTAATATTTATCTATTTAATCGGAGCACCAATCGCTCAAATCTTTGAATCATTAAATGGTTGGTTAAAAGGAATGCAAGGTTCGAACGCTGTATTACTAGCATTAATTTTAGGGGCTATGATTTCATTTGATATGGGTGGACCAGTAAACAAAGTAGCATTCTTATTTGGTTCAGCGATGATTGGTGAAGGAAATTATACAATCATGGGTGCAATTGCAGTAGCAATTTGTATACCACCAATTGGATTAGGATTAGCAACATTTATTAATAAGAAAAAATTCAATGCCAATGAAATTGAAATGGGTAAAGCATCATTCACAATGGGATTATTCGGTATTACAGAAGGGGCGATACCTTTCGCTGCACAAGATCCACTTCGTGTAATTCCATCTATAATGATAGGGTCAATGACAGGTTCTACAATTGCAATGCTGTCAAATGTTGGAGATAAAGTTGCTCACGGTGGTCCGATTGTAGCGATACTTGGCGCAGTAGATAATATCTTTATGTTCTTTGTAGCAGCATTAGTTGGTTCACTTGTAACAGCATTCTTAACAATCGCATTAAAGAGCACAAAGAAAAAAGAAGTAGTAACACCAGATGGAGATACAATAGCGGTAACAGAAGAATCTGAAGAAAATAATAAAGTAGTAACTCCTGTTGTTACAGAAGAAGTTAAAGAAAACGAATTAATTGAAGCTCAAAACATTAAAGTAATTGATGCTGAAGCGACTCAAGATGAGAGTATGGATTTATTAATTGATCAGTTATATAACAGCAATGTTATTACAGATAAAGCCGAATTTAAAAAAGGAATACTTGAAAGAGAAAGTCAAAGTTCAACAGGGATTGGAATGAATATTGCTATCCCACATGCGAAATCACAAGTAGTAAAAGAACCAAAAGTTTCAGTATTAAAAGTCAATCAAGGTGTAGACTGGAATTCTTTAGATGGCACACCAGCTAAACTCATCTTTATGATTGCTGTACCATCTAATGATGCAGGAGATACGCACCTTAAAATTTTGCAAAAGTTATCTAGAAAATTAATGGATGATGATTATAGAAATAGTTTATTAAATGCAAAAGATGAGATGGAATTATATAATTTACTTAAAACATTATAA
- the manA gene encoding mannose-6-phosphate isomerase, class I, translated as MSPLFLQPVFKERIWGGSHLKEFGYKIPNDKTGECWGISAHENGPNIILNGEHKGKTLKQLWEENTGLFGNQTTDKFPLLTKILDANDELSVQVHPDDAYAQVHENGELGKTECWYIIDCDEDAEIIYGHNASDKDELEKMIHEGKWNQLFNSIKVKPGDFFYVPSGTVHAIGKGIRILETQQNSDTTYRIYDYDRTDKDGHKRELHIAQSVDVIGLNEENSRTEAEVTEVQGNVIKTFISNRFFTVKQLLIEERYEYTKQQDYTLMSVLSGEGTLTVDGQVFEIKKGDHFILTTEDEELEFRGKLDIIESYV; from the coding sequence ATGTCACCACTATTTTTACAACCGGTATTTAAAGAGCGTATTTGGGGTGGAAGTCATTTAAAGGAATTCGGATATAAGATTCCGAATGATAAAACAGGAGAGTGCTGGGGTATTTCTGCACATGAGAACGGCCCGAATATTATTCTGAACGGAGAACATAAAGGTAAGACATTAAAGCAGTTGTGGGAAGAAAATACAGGACTATTTGGAAATCAAACGACGGATAAGTTCCCATTACTTACAAAGATTCTCGATGCAAATGATGAATTATCAGTGCAAGTACATCCTGATGACGCATATGCACAAGTACATGAGAATGGAGAGCTTGGGAAGACAGAATGCTGGTATATTATTGACTGTGATGAAGATGCTGAAATAATATATGGGCATAATGCGAGTGATAAAGACGAGTTAGAGAAGATGATACATGAAGGTAAGTGGAATCAACTTTTTAATTCGATTAAAGTAAAACCAGGTGACTTCTTCTATGTGCCTAGTGGTACAGTTCATGCGATTGGGAAAGGTATACGTATATTAGAGACACAGCAGAATTCGGATACAACTTATCGTATCTATGATTATGACCGTACGGATAAGGATGGTCATAAACGTGAACTGCATATTGCTCAAAGTGTTGATGTGATAGGACTTAATGAAGAAAATTCAAGAACAGAAGCGGAAGTTACTGAAGTACAGGGAAATGTGATCAAAACGTTTATTTCTAATCGTTTCTTTACAGTAAAACAGTTACTGATAGAAGAGCGCTATGAATATACTAAACAACAAGACTATACATTGATGAGTGTGCTATCAGGTGAAGGAACATTAACTGTGGATGGTCAAGTCTTTGAAATTAAAAAAGGCGATCATTTCATCTTGACTACGGAAGATGAAGAACTCGAATTTAGAGGGAAATTAGATATTATCGAAAGTTATGTATAG
- a CDS encoding carbohydrate kinase family protein: MDKCLIIGSTVCDVVINVDQLPTTAGDVHISSQTMALGGCAYNVVSVLHHLDVPYTFISPVGTGMYGEFVAHELEKKRIQTEVRVEGENGCCYCFVEQHGERTFMSHHGVEYTFNPKWLDGLNLDDYKYVYICGLEIEECDGDKIIDTLNDIEATIIFAPGPRGNLIPQERMERVYQLSPIVHLNEQEIKEQTDCETVEAALEVLYEKTNNKIVVTQGANGAIIYDGDITHVSGETVKVNDTIGAGDSHAGAFISSMAKGMDDKSALKFANKVAAEVVQVSGVGLSEEVWGSMEF, encoded by the coding sequence ATGGATAAATGTTTAATTATTGGGTCGACAGTATGTGATGTTGTAATAAATGTAGACCAGCTACCGACAACAGCAGGGGATGTACATATATCAAGTCAGACGATGGCACTCGGAGGATGTGCATACAATGTAGTATCAGTATTGCACCATCTAGATGTGCCATATACATTTATTTCTCCAGTTGGAACAGGGATGTACGGAGAATTTGTTGCGCACGAACTAGAGAAGAAGAGGATACAAACAGAGGTGCGTGTTGAGGGAGAGAACGGATGCTGCTATTGCTTCGTTGAGCAGCACGGAGAACGTACATTTATGTCACACCACGGTGTGGAGTATACGTTTAATCCGAAGTGGCTAGATGGTTTGAATCTAGATGATTATAAGTATGTTTATATATGCGGGCTGGAAATTGAAGAATGTGATGGGGATAAGATAATTGATACGTTAAATGATATTGAGGCGACTATTATCTTCGCACCAGGACCACGAGGAAACTTGATACCTCAAGAACGTATGGAACGTGTGTATCAATTGTCTCCGATTGTACACTTGAATGAACAGGAGATAAAGGAGCAAACAGATTGCGAGACGGTTGAAGCGGCACTGGAAGTATTGTATGAAAAAACAAATAACAAAATTGTCGTAACACAAGGTGCGAATGGGGCGATTATATATGATGGTGATATCACGCATGTATCAGGAGAGACAGTTAAAGTGAATGACACGATAGGCGCAGGCGACAGCCATGCAGGTGCATTTATATCTAGTATGGCAAAAGGAATGGATGACAAATCTGCACTGAAATTCGCAAATAAAGTCGCAGCAGAAGTTGTGCAAGTGAGTGGCGTTGGGTTGAGTGAAGAGGTGTGGGGGAGTATGGAATTCTAA